The following coding sequences are from one Actinomycetes bacterium window:
- a CDS encoding DegT/DnrJ/EryC1/StrS family aminotransferase, with protein sequence MTQTTGRSTIPVMVPWLGEEEAQAAAAAVMSGWVAQGPRVQEFERAFAERVGAAHGVAVTSCTTALHLALVVAGIGAGDEVVVPSFSFVATTNAPRYVGATPVFADVDPLTGNVTAETVAAVLSGRTKAVIVVHQGGVPADVEPLRALAVERGLLVIEDAACAAGSEYRGKPVGWGALMTAWSFHPRKLLTTGEGGMLTTDDPDLAARLRRLREHGMSVSAADRHAAADRVIVEQYLEVGFNYRMTDVQAAIGLVQLGRLDEIVARRRALAERYQSLLGLVPGLRCVTDPSYGTSNFQSFWVELDAGFPVTRDELLAQLAAAGISARRGIMAAHLEPAHADLAPASLPVTERLTKQSLILPLFHGLTEEDQDRVVEVLARAAKGPG encoded by the coding sequence ATGACCCAGACGACAGGCCGCAGCACGATCCCGGTGATGGTCCCGTGGCTCGGCGAGGAGGAGGCCCAAGCCGCTGCGGCAGCCGTGATGTCGGGCTGGGTGGCCCAGGGACCTCGCGTGCAGGAGTTTGAGCGAGCCTTCGCCGAGCGGGTCGGGGCTGCGCACGGCGTCGCTGTCACCTCGTGCACGACCGCGCTGCACCTGGCGTTGGTGGTGGCCGGAATCGGCGCCGGCGACGAAGTCGTGGTGCCGTCGTTCTCCTTCGTGGCCACGACCAACGCGCCTCGCTACGTCGGAGCCACGCCGGTCTTCGCTGACGTCGACCCGCTCACGGGCAACGTGACGGCCGAGACCGTAGCGGCGGTTCTCTCCGGGCGTACCAAGGCCGTCATCGTCGTCCACCAGGGCGGAGTCCCCGCGGACGTCGAGCCGTTGCGAGCGCTGGCCGTCGAGCGCGGTCTGCTGGTCATCGAGGACGCCGCGTGCGCGGCCGGCTCTGAGTACCGAGGGAAGCCGGTCGGCTGGGGGGCGTTGATGACCGCCTGGTCGTTCCACCCGCGCAAGCTGCTGACCACCGGTGAGGGCGGCATGCTCACGACGGACGACCCCGACCTAGCGGCCCGCCTGCGACGGCTGCGGGAGCACGGCATGAGCGTGTCGGCTGCGGACCGCCATGCGGCGGCCGACCGGGTGATCGTCGAGCAGTACCTCGAGGTCGGCTTCAACTATCGGATGACTGACGTCCAGGCGGCCATTGGACTTGTGCAGCTCGGCCGTCTCGACGAGATCGTCGCGCGTCGACGCGCGCTGGCGGAGCGCTACCAGTCCCTGCTGGGCCTTGTGCCTGGCCTGCGCTGCGTCACCGACCCGTCCTATGGCACCAGCAACTTCCAGTCCTTCTGGGTGGAGCTCGACGCAGGCTTCCCCGTGACCCGCGACGAGCTTCTCGCGCAGCTCGCTGCCGCTGGGATCTCGGCCCGGCGGGGCATCATGGCCGCACACCTGGAACCTGCCCACGCGGATCTCGCTCCGGCCTCGCTGCCGGTCACCGAGCGGCTGACCAAGCAGTCGCTGATACTGCCGCTGTTCCACGGGCTCACGGAGGAAGACCAGGACCGGGTGGTCGAGGTCCTCGCCCGGGCCGCGAAGGGTCCTGGGTGA